A single genomic interval of Trinickia acidisoli harbors:
- a CDS encoding cupin domain-containing protein has protein sequence MPLVDFKSAAQALATTWKSSVVGRVGVAQIKVLRMDEQSYVEEAHDYNEGLLVVDGQLMLQVEGEKIVVEAGQMFLALAGTAHAVLPGSHGTLVIVDA, from the coding sequence ATGCCGTTAGTCGATTTCAAGTCCGCCGCCCAAGCGTTGGCCACCACCTGGAAATCATCGGTGGTCGGTCGCGTCGGGGTGGCGCAAATCAAAGTCCTGCGGATGGACGAGCAGTCGTATGTGGAAGAAGCGCACGACTACAACGAAGGATTGCTCGTGGTCGACGGACAATTGATGTTGCAGGTCGAAGGGGAAAAGATCGTCGTGGAAGCAGGTCAGATGTTTCTTGCGCTGGCCGGCACGGCTCACGCGGTCCTGCCGGGCAGCCACGGTACGCTCGTCATCGTCGACGCGTGA
- a CDS encoding LysR substrate-binding domain-containing protein, whose protein sequence is MDTLPLAGGLPLDTVLLRTFLEVVDSGSFATAAERLALTPSAVSGHIKRLEHTTGATLLARTTRRLDLTQAGDTLYAYGRNILDLEREARAKLLGAPLKGRLRVGASEDFASTWLPDVLQRFRRWHADASIELKVGITADLLRQQERGRLDIVFGKQCSRVEGAGTLLWEEPLVWAFAADQSLEADQPLPLAVFPEPCIYRESAISAVGKTALAWRIVFESSSMAACRAAALSGFAVTVVARSQLCEGLRELGIEDRLPDLPAARFYAFTRDDIPAGAALIDAARRVGQHSRFTRRR, encoded by the coding sequence ATGGATACCTTGCCTCTTGCGGGCGGCCTGCCGCTGGATACCGTGCTGCTGCGCACCTTCCTCGAAGTCGTGGACAGCGGCAGCTTTGCCACGGCTGCGGAGCGGCTGGCCCTCACGCCCTCGGCCGTCAGCGGGCACATCAAACGCCTGGAACACACCACCGGCGCTACCCTGCTGGCGCGCACCACGCGTCGTCTCGATCTCACCCAAGCCGGCGACACCCTATACGCCTATGGCCGGAACATCCTCGATCTGGAGCGCGAAGCGCGCGCGAAGCTGCTCGGCGCGCCGCTGAAAGGACGCCTACGGGTCGGCGCATCGGAAGACTTCGCCAGTACCTGGCTGCCTGATGTGCTGCAGCGCTTTCGTCGTTGGCATGCCGACGCGTCGATCGAGTTGAAGGTCGGCATTACGGCTGACTTGCTGCGCCAGCAAGAACGGGGCCGTCTCGACATCGTATTCGGCAAGCAGTGCAGCCGAGTGGAAGGCGCCGGCACGCTGCTTTGGGAAGAGCCGCTTGTCTGGGCGTTCGCCGCAGACCAATCACTGGAGGCGGACCAGCCATTGCCGCTGGCTGTGTTTCCAGAGCCTTGCATCTATCGAGAGTCGGCGATTTCGGCCGTAGGCAAAACAGCGCTAGCGTGGCGCATCGTGTTTGAAAGCAGCAGCATGGCGGCGTGTCGGGCCGCGGCTCTGTCGGGTTTTGCCGTTACGGTCGTTGCCCGCAGCCAGCTCTGCGAGGGCTTGCGCGAGCTGGGTATCGAAGATCGATTACCCGACCTGCCTGCCGCTCGCTTCTACGCTTTCACGCGCGACGACATTCCCGCCGGTGCCGCCCTGATTGACGCGGCGCGCAGGGTTGGCCAACACAGTCGATTCACGCGTCGACGATGA
- a CDS encoding alpha/beta fold hydrolase, protein MSAYRIATTSRLDIAYLEWNPDGQRTALLLHGWPDSPACWKGVAPILAEAGYRVVAPALRGFAPTRFRDAATPRSGQLSALGRDLLEFVDVLGLTHPVLVGHDWGARAVASACGLHEGVASHMVMLSVGYGTNDPNQVISLQQARNYWYHWFMATPRGARVVKEARETFTRQMWDTWAPLGWYSEADFDEAAEAFRGDDWAEVVLHSYRHRWAFVEGDPAYADDEPRLTPAPVLAVPTLVLHGAADSCNHPDSSLGRERFFQGRYERQVLDGVGHFPQREAPRQVAEAILRFC, encoded by the coding sequence ATGAGCGCCTACCGCATCGCCACCACCTCGCGTCTTGACATCGCCTATCTCGAGTGGAATCCGGATGGGCAGCGAACCGCGTTGCTGCTGCACGGCTGGCCGGACAGCCCGGCGTGCTGGAAGGGCGTTGCGCCGATCCTGGCCGAGGCCGGCTACCGGGTCGTTGCGCCCGCTTTGCGGGGATTTGCACCGACGCGTTTTCGCGATGCGGCAACGCCGCGCAGTGGCCAATTGTCTGCGCTGGGTCGCGACCTGCTGGAGTTCGTGGACGTATTGGGCCTGACGCATCCGGTATTGGTGGGCCATGACTGGGGCGCCAGGGCAGTCGCCAGTGCGTGCGGACTGCACGAGGGCGTGGCGTCGCATATGGTGATGCTCTCCGTCGGCTATGGCACCAACGACCCGAACCAGGTGATCAGTCTGCAGCAGGCACGCAACTACTGGTATCACTGGTTCATGGCAACACCGCGCGGCGCGCGCGTCGTCAAGGAAGCGCGCGAAACCTTTACGCGTCAGATGTGGGACACCTGGGCGCCGCTCGGCTGGTACAGCGAGGCTGATTTCGACGAAGCGGCCGAGGCATTCCGGGGCGACGACTGGGCCGAAGTCGTGCTGCATTCCTACCGTCACCGTTGGGCTTTTGTCGAGGGCGACCCGGCCTACGCCGACGACGAGCCGCGTCTGACTCCTGCTCCCGTGCTGGCAGTCCCCACGCTGGTACTGCATGGCGCGGCGGATTCCTGCAATCATCCGGACAGTTCGCTGGGCCGGGAACGGTTCTTCCAAGGGCGCTACGAGCGACAGGTGCTCGACGGGGTGGGTCACTTCCCGCAACGCGAAGCGCCTCGACAAGTCGCCGAAGCCATACTTCGGTTCTGTTGA